A single bacterium DNA region contains:
- a CDS encoding histone deacetylase translates to MPDASPDRPTDAEPTAPVEVVEDARYQSHRGPDGHPERPERLVALGEALAPFRDRVQIVAPRAADVEEIARAHETRMLEALATTRELPPGRIDADTYHTPSSFDVALLAAGGTIDLARRVLRGEAARGLAAVRPPGHHAEAARSMGFCLFNNVAVAVRALQAEEPDLRVFVFDWDVHHGNGTQHIFDDDPNVLYASTHQFPFYPGTGDFGEEGEGRGLGTTLNVPMPPGCGDAEYVGVVERLIVPAAMGFAPDLILVSCGFDAHADDPLASMELSFEGYRALSRILRSLADTLCEGRIVHVLEGGYALSGVREGATAVVESLLADEARLSYGTEDGRNNLEAGTPLKAIVDAVFEVHGRRIPNLGAR, encoded by the coding sequence ATGCCCGATGCCTCCCCGGATCGTCCGACCGACGCCGAACCGACCGCGCCCGTCGAGGTCGTCGAGGACGCCCGCTACCAGAGCCATCGGGGCCCGGACGGACACCCCGAACGCCCCGAGCGGCTCGTCGCGCTCGGCGAAGCCCTCGCCCCCTTCCGCGATCGCGTGCAGATCGTCGCGCCGCGCGCGGCCGACGTCGAAGAGATCGCGCGAGCGCACGAGACCCGCATGCTCGAGGCCCTCGCGACGACCCGCGAGCTCCCGCCCGGACGCATCGACGCCGACACGTACCACACGCCTTCGAGCTTCGATGTCGCCCTCCTCGCCGCGGGGGGCACGATCGACCTGGCTCGACGCGTGTTGCGCGGAGAAGCCGCGCGCGGTCTCGCCGCCGTGCGTCCGCCGGGACACCACGCCGAGGCGGCGCGCTCGATGGGGTTCTGTCTCTTCAACAACGTCGCGGTCGCGGTCCGCGCGCTCCAGGCCGAGGAGCCCGACCTCCGGGTGTTCGTCTTCGATTGGGACGTCCATCACGGGAACGGGACGCAACACATCTTCGACGACGATCCGAACGTGCTCTACGCGTCGACCCATCAGTTCCCCTTCTATCCCGGAACCGGTGACTTCGGCGAAGAAGGCGAAGGGCGCGGACTCGGGACGACGCTGAACGTGCCGATGCCACCCGGGTGCGGCGACGCCGAATACGTCGGCGTCGTCGAGCGCCTGATCGTGCCCGCGGCGATGGGCTTCGCGCCGGACCTGATCCTCGTGTCGTGCGGTTTCGACGCCCACGCCGACGATCCGCTCGCCTCGATGGAGTTGAGCTTCGAGGGCTACCGCGCCCTTTCGCGCATCCTCCGCTCGCTCGCAGACACGCTCTGCGAAGGGCGGATCGTGCACGTCCTCGAAGGGGGGTATGCGCTCTCGGGCGTGCGCGAAGGCGCGACGGCGGTCGTCGAGTCGCTCCTCGCCGACGAGGCCCGCCTCTCCTACGGAACCGAGGACGGACGCAACAACCTGGAGGCCGGCACGCCCCTCAAGGCGATCGTCGACGCCGTCTTCGAGGTCCACGGACGCCGAATTCCGAACCTCGGCGCACGCTAG
- a CDS encoding AAA family ATPase, producing MTPRESTQGLEEALRHARVLVCAGTGGVGKTTISAALALRAAQGGRRTLVLTIDPARRLADALGIEVLGAEPAPVSLGADAEDIPLEALMLDPKPTFDGLVERLAPDAASRARVLDNKIYRHLSEALAGSAEYAALEQVREAVESGRYDLVVVDTPPASHALDFLSAPRRLREFLEGRFVQTLIRPAMSASRFGFRIFGRSLQRMMGLIERIAGVGFLDDLTEFLSAVSGLTEGFQAGTTRVEEILVGEDTRFVLVGGAHSGTEPGTLEFLEALDAEGARLAAVVLNRIAPWPEDLDPDFAQGADVHADRKRLTEDLARHGVEAPEAEVAVLEAILEEASHTRKDLLETRRALGRRVQGRAVDFHEIAERATEIEGLEALLRIGDELVGDAT from the coding sequence ATGACGCCGCGGGAGTCCACGCAGGGACTCGAAGAAGCCCTGCGACACGCACGTGTGTTGGTCTGCGCGGGCACCGGCGGCGTCGGCAAGACGACGATCTCCGCCGCCCTCGCCCTGCGCGCTGCGCAGGGCGGCCGACGGACGCTCGTGCTCACGATCGACCCCGCCCGGCGACTCGCCGACGCCCTGGGCATCGAAGTCCTCGGGGCCGAGCCCGCGCCCGTCTCGCTCGGCGCCGACGCTGAGGACATTCCGCTCGAGGCCCTGATGCTCGATCCGAAGCCCACCTTCGACGGGCTCGTCGAGCGGCTCGCCCCGGACGCGGCCTCCCGCGCCCGGGTGCTCGACAACAAGATCTACCGCCACCTCTCCGAAGCCCTCGCCGGGAGCGCGGAGTACGCGGCCCTCGAGCAGGTGCGCGAGGCCGTCGAATCCGGGCGCTACGACCTCGTCGTCGTCGACACGCCGCCGGCGAGCCACGCCCTCGACTTCCTCTCCGCGCCTCGGCGTCTGCGCGAGTTCCTCGAAGGGCGCTTCGTCCAGACGCTGATCCGGCCGGCCATGTCGGCCAGTCGTTTCGGCTTCCGGATCTTCGGCCGCTCCCTCCAGCGCATGATGGGGCTGATCGAGCGGATCGCGGGCGTCGGCTTCCTCGACGATCTGACCGAGTTCCTCTCCGCGGTGTCCGGCCTCACCGAGGGCTTCCAGGCAGGCACCACGCGCGTCGAAGAGATCCTGGTCGGCGAGGACACGCGCTTCGTGCTCGTCGGAGGCGCCCATTCCGGCACCGAGCCCGGGACGCTCGAATTCCTCGAAGCGCTCGACGCCGAGGGCGCCCGACTCGCCGCGGTCGTCCTCAACCGGATCGCCCCGTGGCCCGAGGACCTGGACCCGGACTTCGCGCAGGGCGCCGACGTCCACGCCGACCGCAAACGCCTGACCGAGGACCTCGCCCGACACGGCGTGGAAGCCCCCGAAGCCGAGGTCGCCGTCCTCGAAGCCATCCTCGAGGAAGCCTCGCACACCCGAAAGGACCTGCTCGAGACCCGTCGAGCGCTGGGACGACGCGTGCAGGGTCGAGCGGTCGATTTCCACGAGATCGCCGAGCGCGCCACGGAGATCGAAGGCCTCGAAGCGCTCCTCCGGATCGGTGACGAGCTGGTCGGGGACGCGACTTGA
- a CDS encoding ArsA family ATPase → MTSRIRSLLDHRLIIVTGKGGVGKTTVACLLAEAARRTGMRVLLAETAPIEAVASRFESDPEPLGYEGRELRPGLHAIRVDPHEALAHYVRLQTGLGLVTDRILGSEIFRQLLEAAPGWRELILLGKLWHVEQSQEDGRPEYDLIVVDAPATGHGLTFLDVPRVAQQAVRAGPLARHAGWVEALVHDRERTLLLPVTLPEELPVRETVELVNRAREDIDIGVDRVIVNRLPPRPSPALREVLAASDLSFEAWPPPAALTPLVEHAASRAALAEAERVSVSTRCDLPVVDVPILPGGLEGGTDWSEFADGLVAQPVRPATEHAGESAA, encoded by the coding sequence ATGACCTCCAGGATTCGCAGCCTGCTGGATCACCGTCTGATCATCGTGACCGGCAAGGGCGGGGTCGGGAAGACGACCGTGGCCTGCCTGCTGGCGGAGGCCGCGCGGCGGACCGGGATGCGGGTCCTGCTGGCCGAGACGGCGCCGATCGAGGCCGTCGCTTCCCGGTTCGAGTCCGACCCGGAGCCCCTCGGCTACGAGGGACGCGAGCTCCGCCCCGGGCTCCACGCGATCCGGGTCGACCCCCACGAGGCCCTCGCCCACTACGTCCGTCTCCAGACCGGCCTCGGGCTCGTGACCGATCGGATCCTCGGCAGCGAGATCTTCCGCCAGCTGCTCGAGGCGGCGCCGGGATGGCGTGAGCTCATCCTGCTCGGGAAGCTCTGGCACGTCGAACAGAGCCAGGAAGACGGACGCCCGGAATACGACCTGATCGTGGTCGACGCGCCGGCGACCGGCCATGGGCTCACCTTTCTCGACGTCCCTCGCGTGGCGCAGCAGGCGGTGCGCGCGGGCCCCCTCGCCCGCCATGCGGGCTGGGTCGAGGCCCTCGTCCACGACCGCGAGCGTACCCTGCTGCTCCCCGTGACGTTGCCCGAAGAGCTGCCCGTGCGGGAGACCGTCGAGCTCGTGAACCGGGCTCGGGAGGACATCGACATCGGCGTGGATCGCGTCATCGTGAACCGCCTCCCGCCGCGGCCGTCCCCGGCCCTGCGCGAAGTGCTCGCCGCCTCGGACCTCTCCTTCGAAGCCTGGCCGCCCCCCGCCGCGCTCACACCGCTCGTCGAGCACGCCGCGTCGCGGGCGGCCCTCGCGGAGGCCGAACGCGTGAGTGTCTCGACCCGCTGCGACCTGCCGGTGGTCGACGTGCCGATCCTGCCCGGTGGCCTCGAGGGCGGAACCGATTGGAGCGAATTCGCCGACGGGCTCGTCGCCCAACCGGTCCGACCCGCCACCGAACACGCCGGGGAGAGCGCCGCATGA
- a CDS encoding zinc-ribbon domain-containing protein, which yields MIVTCEECTTSFQLDEARIPPGGARVRCSRCKHAFFLPSPNESAPDPVHSIAEEAAADAAAGTPEPSQDLNEDTWDGLGGDPVETGDAASSAMTDPAESRAEPASPPEVDEEEDWQFSEEVRVEGDDDLEDDFGEDFSGEAEGELDFGGSQDFSEGFDESALSMEADDASVAMPSVDEPDIASAALEDTGAGSGLDLDGPETPPPVATASADAAAAGVRDESSFGTVDDFSSLMEDDVPAANDAVGGLASEIAAELDAEDASAGLYAGGGQSDDLGDPESWDLVGSDDYGAPRARGASPASAAISAPVDEDAFFNDDVFEDTPEEIDLSAMPLATGIVGKVVRAIGWGASAAAVMAVGFLAFQAEWARVTPSLQAVSAGPITAQTLGSGWVETARAGTLLRFEGEVRNTAATPLFASDVTIALLDAKGERLPAAPILRAGLPLPETSLREAAPDVLDESVAAASTRFARTPIAPGGSLRFEAIVAADELPERAARALLEVAEPRPAPARRSAPAAPVPTATAASGPPTETGQAERSSP from the coding sequence GTGATCGTCACCTGCGAAGAATGTACGACCAGCTTCCAGCTCGACGAAGCGCGCATTCCGCCGGGCGGGGCCCGGGTGCGCTGTTCGCGGTGCAAGCACGCCTTCTTCCTGCCCAGCCCGAACGAGTCGGCACCGGACCCGGTCCACTCGATCGCGGAAGAGGCGGCCGCCGACGCGGCCGCGGGCACGCCCGAGCCGTCGCAGGATCTGAACGAGGACACCTGGGACGGGCTCGGCGGCGATCCCGTCGAGACCGGCGACGCGGCGTCGTCCGCGATGACCGATCCGGCCGAGTCGCGTGCTGAGCCTGCGTCCCCGCCCGAGGTGGACGAAGAAGAAGATTGGCAGTTCAGCGAAGAGGTCCGCGTCGAAGGCGACGACGACCTCGAAGACGATTTCGGCGAGGACTTCTCCGGAGAGGCGGAGGGGGAGCTCGATTTCGGCGGGAGCCAGGACTTCTCCGAGGGCTTCGACGAGTCGGCGCTCTCGATGGAGGCCGACGACGCTTCGGTCGCGATGCCGTCCGTCGACGAGCCGGACATCGCGTCGGCTGCCCTCGAGGACACCGGTGCGGGTTCGGGACTCGATCTCGATGGCCCCGAGACGCCGCCGCCGGTGGCGACCGCGTCGGCGGACGCTGCGGCCGCTGGTGTTCGGGACGAGTCGAGCTTCGGCACCGTCGACGATTTCTCCTCGCTCATGGAGGACGACGTGCCGGCGGCGAACGACGCCGTGGGCGGGCTCGCGAGCGAGATCGCTGCGGAGCTCGACGCCGAGGACGCGAGCGCCGGTCTCTACGCGGGGGGCGGTCAGTCCGATGACCTCGGTGACCCCGAGAGCTGGGATCTGGTGGGCAGCGACGACTACGGCGCGCCGCGCGCGCGGGGGGCCTCGCCCGCTTCCGCCGCGATCAGCGCGCCCGTCGACGAAGACGCGTTCTTCAACGACGACGTCTTCGAGGACACGCCCGAGGAGATCGACCTCTCGGCGATGCCGCTCGCGACCGGAATCGTCGGTAAGGTCGTGCGCGCGATCGGTTGGGGCGCATCGGCGGCGGCCGTGATGGCCGTCGGTTTCCTCGCGTTCCAGGCCGAATGGGCCCGGGTCACGCCTTCGCTCCAGGCCGTCTCGGCCGGGCCGATCACCGCGCAGACCCTCGGCTCGGGCTGGGTCGAGACCGCGCGAGCCGGCACGCTCCTTCGCTTCGAAGGCGAGGTGCGCAACACGGCGGCGACCCCGCTCTTCGCGTCCGACGTGACGATCGCGCTCCTCGATGCGAAAGGGGAGCGCCTGCCCGCAGCGCCGATCCTACGCGCCGGCCTTCCGCTGCCCGAGACGTCCCTCCGCGAAGCGGCCCCGGACGTGCTCGACGAAAGCGTGGCGGCCGCGTCCACGCGCTTCGCGCGCACGCCGATCGCACCGGGCGGATCGCTTCGCTTCGAGGCGATCGTGGCCGCGGACGAGCTCCCCGAGCGAGCCGCCCGGGCGTTGCTCGAGGTCGCGGAGCCCCGGCCCGCGCCGGCGCGGCGAAGCGCGCCGGCGGCACCGGTTCCGACGGCGACCGCGGCATCCGGACCGCCGACGGAGACGGGTCAGGCCGAGCGATCCTCGCCCTGA
- a CDS encoding twin-arginine translocase TatA/TatE family subunit, with protein MFGMGPMELGIILVIVVVLFGARRLPEIGSGFGKAIKNFKAGISGDDEIDVTPEKEKVDQGEDRSA; from the coding sequence ATGTTCGGAATGGGTCCGATGGAGCTCGGGATCATCCTGGTGATCGTCGTGGTGCTCTTCGGTGCGCGTCGACTGCCGGAGATCGGTTCCGGCTTCGGCAAGGCGATCAAGAACTTCAAGGCCGGCATCTCCGGAGACGACGAGATCGACGTCACGCCCGAGAAGGAGAAGGTCGATCAGGGCGAGGATCGCTCGGCCTGA
- a CDS encoding phosphomannomutase/phosphoglucomutase has protein sequence MALFKAYDIRGIVPDELDHTKAYAIGRAIGHWLGEGPVAVGRDARTHSPELTSALVDGLRDEGLYVQDLGLVATPMLYFAVESLGANAGVMVTASHNPGEYNGFKICRAHAVPVGEASGLKEIEAQVEARRDAPAAAARGGVTHHEVGDDYTNHALSVGEHRPPLKVAIDCGNGMASVGLRPILEALPIDVVELYFEPDGSFPNHEADPLKVENLADVAEAVKREGADLGVAFDGDGDRAVFVDEQGEPVSADLATALIARRMLEREPGARVLYDLRSSRVVAEQVERSGGVAGMCRVGHSFVKAQMREEGAIFAGELSGHLYFRFTKDLIADDGTAALVAMLDVLGAEGRPLSELIAPLRCYAASGEINRRVADTGHVIETIAGEHADAPEVSRLDGLLVRYPTWWFNIRASNTEPVLRLNLEADTAEEMAARRDEILGRIEALGAGD, from the coding sequence ATGGCACTCTTCAAGGCCTACGACATCCGCGGCATCGTTCCGGATGAGCTGGATCACACCAAGGCATACGCGATCGGCCGCGCGATCGGACACTGGCTCGGAGAGGGTCCCGTCGCGGTGGGTCGCGACGCGCGGACGCATTCTCCCGAGCTGACCTCGGCTCTGGTCGACGGCCTCCGGGACGAGGGGCTCTACGTGCAGGACCTCGGGCTCGTGGCGACCCCGATGCTCTACTTCGCGGTGGAGTCCCTGGGCGCGAACGCCGGCGTGATGGTGACCGCCTCCCACAATCCGGGCGAGTACAACGGGTTCAAGATCTGCCGGGCCCACGCGGTCCCGGTCGGCGAGGCGAGCGGTCTGAAGGAGATCGAGGCGCAGGTCGAGGCGAGGCGCGATGCGCCGGCGGCGGCCGCGCGCGGCGGGGTCACGCACCACGAAGTCGGTGATGACTACACGAACCACGCGCTGTCGGTCGGGGAGCATCGCCCCCCGCTCAAGGTCGCGATCGATTGCGGCAACGGCATGGCCTCGGTGGGGCTCCGGCCGATCCTCGAGGCGCTTCCGATCGACGTCGTCGAGCTCTACTTCGAGCCGGACGGCTCCTTCCCGAATCACGAGGCGGACCCGCTCAAGGTCGAGAATCTCGCGGACGTGGCGGAGGCGGTGAAGCGCGAAGGGGCGGATCTGGGCGTCGCGTTCGATGGCGACGGAGACCGCGCGGTCTTCGTCGACGAGCAGGGTGAGCCGGTCTCCGCCGATCTGGCGACGGCGCTGATCGCGCGGCGGATGCTCGAGCGGGAGCCGGGGGCGCGGGTCCTCTACGACCTGCGTTCGAGTCGCGTGGTCGCCGAACAGGTCGAGCGATCCGGCGGCGTCGCCGGCATGTGTCGCGTCGGGCACTCCTTCGTGAAAGCGCAGATGCGGGAAGAGGGCGCGATCTTCGCGGGGGAGCTCTCGGGCCACCTCTACTTCCGGTTCACCAAGGACCTGATCGCCGACGACGGCACCGCGGCGCTCGTCGCGATGCTCGACGTCCTCGGCGCCGAGGGGCGGCCGCTCTCGGAGCTGATCGCGCCGCTGCGCTGTTATGCGGCGAGCGGTGAGATCAATCGTCGAGTCGCGGACACCGGCCACGTGATCGAGACGATCGCCGGCGAGCACGCCGACGCGCCGGAAGTCTCGCGGCTGGACGGTCTCCTGGTCCGTTACCCCACCTGGTGGTTCAACATTCGAGCCTCGAATACCGAGCCGGTGCTGCGTCTGAATCTCGAGGCGGACACCGCGGAAGAGATGGCCGCCCGGCGAGACGAGATCCTGGGTCGGATCGAGGCGCTCGGCGCGGGGGACTGA
- a CDS encoding EI24 domain-containing protein codes for MGFVARVHAGMRLASEGFSFLRGQPRLWGLATVPVLFALLCVGGAGSAFWLHLDEIHAFFASLLPELEAGAWWTWLWVGPGKALLFLARWLAVLLSFAVTFVAALLVANVASAPFLDVLSERVEAIALGRGVASEEGLLAGALSSFVSELGRVAFLGGIWVLLTGAGLVVPGAHFVTGPLLIAITIAFLPLDYAGFALDRRGLSFADRRRWLAAHRPTMLGFGGIAFAACMVPGLNLVLLPTLVTAGTLLVARTNPTRDEAAALGVDAG; via the coding sequence ATGGGTTTCGTCGCGCGCGTGCACGCCGGGATGCGCCTCGCGAGCGAGGGCTTCTCGTTCCTGCGCGGGCAGCCGCGGCTCTGGGGGCTCGCGACGGTGCCGGTGCTCTTCGCGCTCCTCTGCGTGGGAGGCGCCGGGAGCGCCTTCTGGCTCCATCTCGACGAAATCCACGCGTTCTTCGCCTCGCTCCTGCCGGAGCTCGAGGCGGGGGCGTGGTGGACCTGGCTGTGGGTCGGGCCGGGCAAGGCGCTGCTCTTCCTGGCGCGCTGGCTGGCGGTCCTGCTCTCCTTCGCGGTGACCTTCGTCGCCGCCCTGCTCGTCGCGAACGTGGCGAGCGCGCCCTTCCTCGACGTGCTCTCGGAGCGGGTCGAGGCGATCGCGCTCGGGCGAGGCGTCGCGAGCGAGGAGGGATTGCTCGCCGGGGCGCTCTCGAGCTTCGTGTCCGAGCTCGGTCGGGTGGCGTTCCTCGGCGGGATCTGGGTCCTGCTGACCGGAGCGGGGCTCGTCGTGCCGGGCGCCCATTTCGTGACGGGCCCGCTTCTGATCGCCATCACGATTGCGTTCCTGCCCCTCGACTATGCGGGCTTCGCGCTCGACCGCCGCGGGCTGTCCTTTGCCGATCGCCGTCGATGGCTGGCGGCCCATCGCCCGACGATGCTCGGCTTCGGCGGGATCGCGTTCGCCGCATGCATGGTGCCGGGCCTCAACCTGGTGCTGCTCCCGACGCTCGTCACGGCGGGGACCCTGCTCGTGGCGCGCACGAATCCGACTCGGGACGAGGCGGCCGCGCTCGGCGTCGACGCAGGCTGA
- a CDS encoding esterase FrsA — translation MSAAPSLYRPLDESPARLTLRDASPARGTGQVFEVVSRGDFVPGRLHRPENGESSPLVLVLGGSDAWSAEAGRPLAIAQIDLPLLGARQSPKLTDRLVDGHAKLTRGQALDADTRALVEEFARQSVSDIVRSLEALGAEPSLDGSRIAIVGVGLGASACAWALPFLSNVRACVFAGPVGHSADAGLDPIGPIARADLGDLRCRVFATDESDAEGAIRALGEALPGRPTTEKVSTPNGEDDVASILDFVTEALAG, via the coding sequence ATGTCCGCCGCGCCCTCTCTCTACCGCCCCCTCGACGAGTCGCCCGCACGCCTGACCCTGCGAGACGCGTCCCCGGCCAGGGGGACCGGGCAAGTCTTCGAGGTCGTGAGCCGCGGTGACTTCGTGCCGGGTCGCCTCCATCGACCGGAGAACGGCGAGTCCTCACCCCTCGTCCTCGTGCTCGGCGGATCCGACGCCTGGTCTGCGGAGGCGGGACGACCGCTCGCGATCGCACAGATCGACCTCCCGCTCCTCGGCGCTCGCCAGAGCCCCAAGCTCACCGACCGCCTCGTCGACGGCCACGCGAAGCTGACCCGAGGCCAGGCCCTCGATGCGGACACGCGGGCCCTCGTCGAGGAATTCGCGCGGCAATCGGTCTCCGACATCGTACGCAGCCTCGAGGCCCTCGGCGCCGAACCGAGCCTCGATGGGAGCCGGATCGCGATCGTCGGCGTGGGCCTCGGTGCGAGCGCTTGCGCCTGGGCCCTGCCCTTTCTCTCGAACGTCCGCGCATGCGTCTTCGCAGGACCGGTCGGCCACTCCGCCGACGCCGGGCTGGACCCGATCGGGCCGATCGCGCGCGCCGACCTGGGCGACCTGCGCTGCCGGGTGTTCGCGACCGACGAAAGCGACGCGGAGGGTGCGATCCGCGCGCTCGGCGAGGCGCTTCCCGGGCGGCCGACGACAGAGAAGGTCTCGACTCCGAACGGCGAGGACGACGTCGCCTCGATCCTCGACTTCGTCACCGAAGCGCTCGCCGGCTAG
- a CDS encoding RNA polymerase sigma factor yields MGAPLSPDATPIDPTNPSGRVSDEVLVDRIRTGDRAAFDEIYERYFKRVYAFLDKRLRNRADTEETTQEVFINIFSSIDGFRGDAPFAAWIFGLTRRTLAARFRKKRHPTVPLFEEDEDVAFSSLTAASAPEATPLENYEMVERASHLDHVLEHEITAEQRRLFEMHHLESMPIAEIAAATSKSEDAVKSTLYRTRKLLLK; encoded by the coding sequence ATGGGCGCGCCGCTTTCCCCGGATGCTACTCCGATCGACCCCACGAACCCGTCGGGTCGCGTTTCGGACGAAGTCCTGGTCGATCGGATCCGGACCGGCGATCGCGCCGCCTTCGACGAGATCTACGAGCGCTACTTCAAGCGCGTGTACGCGTTCCTCGACAAGCGGCTGCGCAACCGCGCGGATACCGAAGAGACGACGCAGGAGGTGTTCATCAACATCTTCTCGTCGATCGACGGCTTCCGGGGCGATGCGCCCTTCGCCGCGTGGATCTTCGGGCTGACGCGCCGGACCCTCGCCGCGCGCTTCCGCAAGAAGCGCCACCCCACCGTCCCGCTCTTCGAGGAGGACGAGGACGTCGCGTTCTCGAGCCTGACCGCCGCGAGCGCACCCGAGGCGACGCCGCTCGAGAACTACGAGATGGTCGAACGCGCGAGCCACCTCGATCACGTGCTCGAGCACGAGATCACGGCCGAGCAGCGCCGGCTCTTCGAGATGCATCATCTCGAATCGATGCCGATCGCGGAGATCGCCGCCGCGACGTCGAAGTCGGAAGACGCCGTCAAGTCGACGCTCTACCGCACGCGCAAGCTGCTGCTCAAGTAG
- a CDS encoding AAA family ATPase, producing the protein MRVIAIVNQKGGCGKTTTTVNLAGALAADGHRVLIVDMDPQAHATLAVGLEPDDLDANLYEVLVEPAGASRMDSVIIDVSDQIDIAPSSIVLSALEQKLATERHDARTERLAAAIDTLPPLYDYVLIDCPPNVGLLTFNALRAASEVIVPLETSFFAIDGVQKLLETISLLSDRIGHELHVRVLPTLYDGRTRYARQTLGDIRELFKELCFDSVIRLNVKLREAARQGLPISLYAPSANGALDYASVALELAASPPDQLATRPPTLEQEDEAPEAGGPPREVVVRFKDGVAGDVRIAGDFNGWVPDRGVRSLIASEGQERVWTKVLTLEPGTYQYRYVVDGEWREDPNNPQTAPGPTGQPNSILHVR; encoded by the coding sequence ATGCGTGTCATCGCCATCGTGAATCAGAAGGGCGGCTGCGGGAAGACCACGACGACGGTCAACCTCGCCGGCGCCCTCGCCGCGGACGGCCACCGCGTCCTGATCGTCGACATGGATCCGCAGGCCCACGCGACGCTCGCCGTCGGCCTCGAGCCCGACGACCTCGATGCGAACCTCTACGAAGTCCTCGTCGAACCCGCCGGCGCGAGCCGGATGGACTCGGTGATCATCGACGTCTCCGACCAGATCGACATCGCACCGTCGAGCATCGTGCTCTCCGCCCTCGAGCAGAAGCTCGCCACCGAACGCCACGACGCCCGGACCGAGCGGCTCGCCGCGGCGATCGACACGCTGCCGCCCCTCTACGACTACGTGCTGATCGACTGCCCGCCGAACGTCGGGCTCCTCACCTTCAACGCGCTCCGCGCCGCCAGCGAAGTGATCGTCCCTCTCGAGACGAGCTTCTTCGCGATCGACGGCGTGCAGAAGCTGCTCGAGACGATCAGCCTCCTCTCGGATCGGATTGGCCACGAGCTCCACGTCCGGGTCCTGCCGACCCTCTACGACGGTCGAACGCGCTATGCGCGGCAGACCCTCGGTGACATTCGCGAGCTGTTCAAGGAGCTCTGCTTCGACTCGGTCATCCGGCTGAACGTCAAGCTCCGCGAAGCCGCGAGGCAGGGTCTACCGATCTCGCTCTACGCACCGTCCGCGAACGGCGCTCTCGACTACGCCTCCGTCGCCCTCGAGCTCGCCGCTTCGCCGCCGGACCAGCTCGCCACGCGACCGCCGACCCTCGAGCAAGAGGACGAGGCGCCCGAGGCCGGGGGGCCGCCGCGCGAGGTCGTCGTCCGGTTCAAGGACGGTGTCGCCGGCGACGTGCGGATCGCGGGCGACTTCAACGGCTGGGTACCGGACCGGGGCGTGCGTTCGCTGATCGCCTCGGAAGGTCAGGAGCGGGTCTGGACCAAGGTCCTGACCCTCGAGCCCGGCACCTACCAGTACCGCTACGTCGTCGACGGCGAGTGGCGGGAAGATCCGAACAATCCCCAGACGGCCCCCGGCCCGACGGGACAACCGAACTCGATCCTCCACGTCCGCTAG